The following coding sequences are from one Reyranella humidisoli window:
- a CDS encoding LacI family DNA-binding transcriptional regulator, producing the protein MSGKARRGEGSALKMRDIARHAGVSPMTVSRALRQPSAVSEEMRRKVDAAVREFGYLPNRIAGSLSSSRSNTVGLVVPSIRNSLYASMIQAASDVLRANGLHLMIADSGHRLEDEEALVSAFLAQRVCGLILHNTVHSKRMRKLVETSGVPVIETGNLPDEPLDMAVSYSNFEAARAMTLHLARLGYRRIGFVTLPVRDNDRSEERRRGYFAALKELGRPADDSLVLEAAGGFSEGADALVRLVNAHPDLDAGFFAGEVLAVGALFECQRRGWAVPGRIAIASFDDVDLLRHAVPSVTTLRIPRPEIGKRSAELLVRRLQGAPAEPIKVDLGFEIVQRESS; encoded by the coding sequence ATGAGTGGTAAGGCACGGCGCGGCGAGGGCAGCGCTCTGAAGATGCGCGACATCGCCCGGCATGCCGGCGTGTCGCCGATGACGGTGTCGCGCGCGCTGCGCCAGCCGTCGGCGGTGTCGGAGGAGATGCGGCGCAAGGTCGATGCCGCGGTGCGCGAATTCGGCTACCTGCCCAACCGCATCGCCGGCAGCCTCTCGTCGAGCCGCTCCAACACCGTCGGGCTGGTCGTGCCCAGCATCCGCAACTCGCTCTACGCCAGCATGATCCAGGCGGCGTCCGACGTGCTGCGCGCCAACGGGCTGCACCTGATGATCGCCGACAGCGGCCACCGGCTCGAGGACGAGGAGGCGCTGGTCTCGGCCTTCCTGGCCCAGCGCGTCTGCGGCCTGATCCTGCACAACACGGTCCACAGCAAGCGGATGCGCAAGCTGGTCGAGACCAGCGGCGTGCCGGTGATCGAGACCGGCAACCTGCCCGACGAACCGCTCGACATGGCGGTCAGCTACTCGAACTTCGAGGCCGCGCGCGCCATGACGCTCCACCTGGCGCGTCTCGGCTACCGCCGGATCGGCTTCGTGACCCTGCCGGTGCGCGACAACGACCGCTCCGAGGAGCGCCGCCGCGGCTACTTCGCGGCGCTTAAAGAACTCGGGCGGCCGGCGGACGACAGTCTCGTCCTCGAAGCCGCCGGCGGCTTCAGCGAGGGCGCCGATGCGCTGGTGCGGCTGGTAAACGCCCATCCCGATCTCGACGCCGGTTTCTTCGCCGGCGAGGTACTGGCAGTGGGGGCGCTGTTCGAGTGCCAGCGCCGTGGCTGGGCAGTGCCGGGGCGCATCGCCATCGCGAGCTTCGACGACGTGGATCTGCTGCGGCACGCGGTTCCGAGCGTGACAACGCTGCGTATTCCACGACCTGAGATCGGAAAGCGCAGCGCCGAGCTGCTGGTCCGCCGCCTGCAGGGCGCGCCGGCCGAACCAATCAAGGTCGATCTCGGATTCGAGATCGTGCAACGCGAGAGCAGCTGA
- a CDS encoding NAD(P)-dependent oxidoreductase: MTGQLLGFVGVGRMGGPMAHRLLDAGYRLCVYDVSEEATGPLVARGAQLAASPAEVASIAEVVLMSLPTPAIVREVVLGGNAGIINGSSIRTLIDLSTTGPGVASEVAARLAERDIGWVDAPVSGGVTGAKAGTLAVMVSCPTPTYQALQPVLKTFGKLFHTGEKPGLAQTAKLANNMLAATALVATSEAMAMGVKAGLDPKVLIDIINVSSGRNSASQDKFPRAVLPGTFDFGFATALSHKDVRLCLDEAQNMGVPMLVGAAVLEMLAVTKARFGPDSDFTMVAKVLEEWAGVEIRG; the protein is encoded by the coding sequence ATGACGGGTCAATTGCTGGGCTTCGTGGGCGTGGGCCGGATGGGCGGGCCGATGGCGCACCGTCTGCTCGATGCGGGCTACCGGCTCTGCGTCTACGACGTGTCGGAGGAGGCGACCGGGCCGCTGGTCGCACGCGGCGCCCAGCTCGCGGCCTCGCCGGCCGAGGTCGCGTCGATCGCCGAGGTGGTGCTGATGAGCCTGCCCACCCCCGCCATCGTGCGCGAGGTGGTGCTGGGCGGCAATGCGGGCATCATCAACGGCTCATCGATCCGCACCCTGATCGATCTCTCGACGACCGGCCCCGGTGTCGCCAGCGAAGTCGCGGCGAGACTTGCCGAACGCGACATCGGCTGGGTCGATGCCCCGGTAAGCGGCGGCGTCACGGGCGCGAAAGCCGGCACGCTCGCCGTCATGGTGTCGTGCCCGACGCCGACCTATCAGGCGCTGCAGCCGGTGCTGAAGACCTTCGGCAAGCTCTTCCATACCGGCGAGAAGCCCGGCCTCGCGCAGACGGCGAAGCTCGCCAACAACATGCTGGCCGCGACCGCGCTGGTGGCCACCTCCGAGGCGATGGCGATGGGCGTGAAGGCCGGCCTCGATCCGAAGGTGCTGATCGACATCATCAACGTGTCGAGCGGGCGCAACAGCGCCAGCCAGGACAAGTTCCCGCGCGCCGTGCTGCCGGGCACCTTCGACTTCGGCTTCGCCACCGCGCTGTCGCACAAGGATGTGCGCCTCTGCCTCGACGAGGCGCAGAACATGGGCGTGCCCATGCTGGTGGGCGCGGCGGTGCTCGAAATGCTCGCCGTCACCAAGGCGCGGTTCGGTCCCGACTCCGACTTCACCATGGTGGCGAAGGTTCTCGAGGAGTGGGCCGGCGTCGAGATCCGCGGCTGA
- a CDS encoding dihydrofolate reductase family protein, which yields MARLVFGMNNSLDGYVDHLSFGPSAALFRHFIEEAEGQAGSLYGRHVYELMRYWDDDQPDWDDERRAFAAAWRRQPKWVVSRSLESVGPNATLIRDDLERTIRRLKDERDGDIEVAGPTLAKSLTELGLIDEYRIYLHPVVLGHGTPYFAGPRPPLRLVSHDRIDEDVIRLTYVPA from the coding sequence ATGGCGCGGCTCGTCTTCGGCATGAACAACTCTCTGGACGGCTATGTCGACCACCTGTCGTTCGGGCCGAGTGCCGCGCTCTTCCGCCATTTCATCGAGGAGGCGGAAGGGCAGGCCGGCAGTCTCTACGGCCGCCACGTCTATGAGCTGATGCGGTACTGGGACGACGATCAGCCCGACTGGGACGACGAGCGCCGCGCCTTTGCTGCGGCGTGGCGGCGGCAGCCGAAATGGGTCGTCTCGCGCTCGCTGGAATCGGTCGGTCCCAACGCCACGCTCATCCGCGACGATCTGGAACGCACCATCCGCAGGCTGAAGGACGAGCGCGACGGCGACATCGAGGTCGCCGGCCCGACCCTGGCGAAGAGCCTCACCGAACTCGGCCTGATCGACGAGTACCGGATCTACCTGCACCCCGTGGTGCTGGGCCACGGCACGCCCTACTTCGCAGGCCCGCGCCCGCCGCTCCGTCTCGTGTCCCATGACCGTATCGACGAGGACGTGATCAGGCTGACCTACGTTCCGGCTTGA
- a CDS encoding 3-hydroxybutyrate dehydrogenase: MLKGRCALITGSTQGLGQAMARRLAAEGCNIVLNGFGDPAEIEAQRSALEAEHGIRALHHGADLAESRQIADLIETAGREFGGVDILINNAVVRHFAPVEKFQPEDWDRALAVNLSAAFHTTRLVLAGMRARGFGRILNISSVYGLFGGVNRVDYITTKTALIGLTRAVALETARDNITCNAICPGSSPSPAIEQRLQDFMAAEGLARDQAMERFMAGRQPSGRFVAMESVAALAAFLCSPGAADITGAALPVDGGWSAS, translated from the coding sequence ATGCTGAAGGGCAGATGCGCGCTCATCACCGGCTCGACGCAGGGGCTCGGCCAGGCAATGGCCCGGCGGCTCGCCGCCGAGGGCTGCAACATCGTGCTGAACGGGTTCGGCGATCCGGCTGAGATCGAGGCGCAGCGCAGCGCGCTCGAGGCGGAGCATGGCATCCGTGCGCTGCATCACGGTGCCGACCTCGCCGAGTCGCGCCAGATCGCCGATCTGATCGAAACCGCCGGACGGGAATTCGGTGGCGTCGACATCCTGATCAACAACGCGGTCGTCCGTCACTTCGCGCCGGTCGAGAAATTCCAGCCGGAAGACTGGGACCGGGCCCTGGCGGTGAACCTGTCGGCGGCGTTCCACACGACGCGCCTGGTGCTCGCCGGCATGCGCGCGCGCGGCTTCGGTCGCATCCTCAACATCTCGTCCGTCTATGGCCTGTTCGGCGGCGTGAACCGGGTCGACTACATCACGACCAAGACGGCGCTGATCGGCCTCACCCGTGCCGTGGCGCTGGAGACGGCGCGCGACAACATCACCTGCAACGCCATCTGCCCAGGCTCCTCGCCCAGCCCGGCGATCGAGCAGCGGCTGCAAGACTTCATGGCCGCCGAGGGGCTGGCGCGCGACCAGGCAATGGAGAGGTTCATGGCCGGCCGTCAGCCGTCGGGCCGCTTCGTGGCCATGGAAAGCGTCGCCGCCCTGGCCGCCTTCCTGTGCAGCCCCGGCGCCGCCGACATCACCGGGGCGGCGCTGCCGGTCGACGGCGGGTGGAGCGCGAGCTGA